Proteins encoded within one genomic window of Bemisia tabaci chromosome 2, PGI_BMITA_v3:
- the LOC109043670 gene encoding uncharacterized protein: MSLNADGIFDNAYNGNIPLVKKAVEENNKVLLEKDTNQRLLIHWAALSGSLELVQYLLDKGSPVDPEDDTNTTPLIIAASAGKIQIVQLLVSKGANINARNDQGHSALQHSASKGWQDIVQFLLIKGADINIPDKRGARPLHRAASKGNIPVCKVLLEHKEKCHLLINPQDIYGNTPLHLACEEGRLEIIILLMKHGASTEISNKEEKTPLQLCSPQVLTQVKNAQNSLL, from the exons ATGTCTCTCAATGCCGATGGCATATTTGACAATGCTTACAATGGTAACATACCACTGGTGAAGAAAGCTGTGGAGGAAAATAATAAAGTTCTTCTTGAAAAAGACACc aACCAGCGGCTATTGATTCATTGGGCAGCTCTCAGTGGAAGCCTGGAACTTGTTCAATACCTCCTGGATAAAGGCTCTCCAGTTGATCCTGAAGATGAC ACTAATACAACGCCACTAATCATTGCTGCATCTGCAGGGAAAATTCAAATCGTACAGCTACTCGTCTCAAAAGGAGCCAACATAAATGCTCGAAATGATCAAGGTCACTCCGCATTGCAGCACTCAGCATCAAAAGGATGGCAAGAT ATTGTACAGTTCCTATTAATAAAAGGGGCAGATATTAATATACCAGATAAAAGAGGAGCTCGGCCATTGCACAGAGCAGCATCTAAAGGGAATATTCCAGTCTGCAAAGTTTTGCTAGAGCACAAAGAGAAATGTCACCTACTTATTAATCCTCAAGATATATATGGAAACACTCCTTT gCATTTGGCATGTGAAGAGGGCAGACTAGAAATAATAATACTCCTTATGAAGCATGGAGCATCGACAGAAATTTccaataaagaagaaaaaacacctCTGCAGTTGTGTTCTCCTCAAGTACTAACACAAGTGAAAAATGCCCAGAACAGTCTactatga